CTCACGAATTCCAGCTTTGAAAACTGATGAACGCCATTCTCGAATTCATCGACAATTGCTTTGGCTTTTTTCGACAGCACCAGGAAGTTATGCAATTGAAAGACATCCAATAATTTAGGAGCTTTACGATTTAACGTTCGCTTAATTTTTATATAATGCTCATCTAACGGTTCAGCGAAATACTCTTCAACAACCCCGTCATTCATTGATGAAGCAAGTTTTATATCGCTAAGAGACCATTGCCCCAAACTTTTTCTATCATGCGGCCTAGGCAATAAGTACTCTGTTTTTCCATTAAGATATCCAAAGCAAATCATACTACCATTGAAGAAAGCTATTTTATTCTCAATATTTTCGGGTAAATTCTTCTTAGCCATTACAACACCTCCAACGCCAACCAATCATCACACTCATTGGCTTTCATGGCCAGTATTTCACCTGACAAATCCATGACTATCTCTGTTAATAACAGAGCGGTTTGATGTATTTTCATATCAATACCATAGGTCAAACAAAGACCTGCCCCTCTGTTTCCCAATCACACTAGCAGATCAACTGATGACCCTGAAGCGTTTAAATGAAGTTCCATTCTACGCCAGCTAAAGCAGTCATTAATACGCCCGCGCCTCATCAGCAGTACAACCTATCTAAAAGCTATAGCCAGCACGCTTTAGGTCATCCGCTGTCATAGACGAAAAGTCGACAGACTGATTATGTTTAACCGGCAGCCAGAGAAACAGGCCACAGCCATGACCATCCCCAGGGGCATAATCGACAATCAGTGCGGAATCAGAATGACCTGATTTCGCCGAGAACTCCCCGATAAGAGTAGTTTCATCGTATTCCCTAAAGTGGAATGGTGACTTGATCGTATAGTTTTTAAGGTCTGTGCTTTCAAAGAAAAATTTCGATGAAACGTACTCTCCGTGATTAATAGCCCGCGGTATCTTTATTGAATAATCAATGAGATTGCCACTTTGTCTTGCTTCAACTGACCCTTGGAAATCAACCAGCGGAATATACTCCTTGGCACAGGGAGATTCGGCTACTGCAGACAATGGAAAAACAAGGACTGCTACCAGCAGAGCAAATGATATTTTCATAGCTTCCTTACCAGATTACTTGGCACCGACTTATCTGCTGGTGCCGCTGAAGCGCTTAAAAAAACCCTATTCTACGCTAGTTAAAACTGACAATGAGCCGCTAATTTGAATTTTGCGGCTCAAAAACCGGCCTATTATGAGCCGCAAATACAGAATTTGCGGCTCATCACTCTCACAGGCTGAAAGCCACCATCCCCATATTGACCGCCACAAACAACAAAAACACCGCCATCAACCGATTAATCCACTTCAGATAACTGGCCTGATAAATCCTGCGCCCGAGCAAACGCCCACAACCGTAATACAAAGACGGCGCTCCCAAGCCAAGAAACGCCAAGCCCACACTCCAGGCAACCAGAGAACCGCCGGTAATGCCCGCCGCCGGAAACTGCACCGTTGCCAACGGTAAAGCCACCGAAAACCCTTTCGGGTTCAGAATCTGCATCAGCACACCATCGGCAAACGCCAGCGGGCGTACCTTCTCATCTCCCTGCCCGGATACATCAGCACGAAAGATCTTATAACTGAGCCAAACGATATACGCGGTACCCAATGCCGCCGTGCATTGCAGCAAGGTATCGCTAATCAGCTGCGCGCCAACAAACGAAACCGCCAGGAACAAAATGGTCATGCCAGTCGATACACCCACAAAGAAGCCAAGCATGCCGTTCTGCTTCTGAATACCACTGTTAAGACCAATAAAATTGACCGGGCCGGGTGTGTACATCACACCAACGGCATACAAAATGATTTCCAGCATAAGGATGACGACTCAACAAACCTGCGACTTAGCAAAGCAAAATGGTAGGAAAGCCCTGCGGAGAAAAATAGAACAAAGTTGCGGAATACTGCTCCCCAAAGAACATGGGGAGCAGACTATAACAATGGGCCTAAACCGACGGCACTAAGATGACGGGCCTAAAATGATGGACTAGGACGAACAACTGTAGTGCGACACCCCACCAGCATGGAAATACTCCGCCGGTTTCTGACGATAAAACTTCGCTTCTATTTCCGGCGTTTGCTCATCATAAGGATGGGTTAACACTTGCTGCAGTTCTTTCACCAGATCGTAATTACCGCTGCCATCAGAACAAGACTGCATCGCCTGCTGATAAGCCGGAACCACCAGCCACTCGCGCCAGGTGTATTTCGGGTTGGTTTGTTTCATTTTCGACACAACAAACGCTTCTTTCTGATTTTCCAGCACAGTGTCTCGCCACTGCTCTAACCAGCTTTGCCATTTATGCTCCAGCTGTGCATCACGTGCCTGAGACAAATCTAAATAGAAGGTTTGTTTTAGCGGCTCAATACTGGTGGGCACGGATGATAATTCACGGAAGAAACGCGTGTAGTCAGCTTCCGATTGATGCATCAGTGACAATAGCTGAGTGGTCAGATACTGATGAAATTTACCTCAGATGCGATGACAACCTTCTGGTATACAGCACTGATCAGGGAAAAACCTGGCAGACTGATACAGCTTTTTCTAAAACAGACATCAAATCTGAATATAATG
The Saccharospirillaceae bacterium genome window above contains:
- a CDS encoding LysE family transporter, with amino-acid sequence MLEIILYAVGVMYTPGPVNFIGLNSGIQKQNGMLGFFVGVSTGMTILFLAVSFVGAQLISDTLLQCTAALGTAYIVWLSYKIFRADVSGQGDEKVRPLAFADGVLMQILNPKGFSVALPLATVQFPAAGITGGSLVAWSVGLAFLGLGAPSLYYGCGRLLGRRIYQASYLKWINRLMAVFLLFVAVNMGMVAFSL
- a CDS encoding protein adenylyltransferase SelO family protein, giving the protein MHQSEADYTRFFRELSSVPTSIEPLKQTFYLDLSQARDAQLEHKWQSWLEQWRDTVLENQKEAFVVSKMKQTNPKYTWREWLVVPAYQQAMQSCSDGSGNYDLVKELQQVLTHPYDEQTPEIEAKFYRQKPAEYFHAGGVSHYSCSS